Proteins from a genomic interval of Pseudomonas anuradhapurensis:
- the norR gene encoding nitric oxide reductase transcriptional regulator NorR, whose amino-acid sequence MTTKPLLTALLPLVSDLSRDLPDQERYRRLLQAMRGLLPCDAAALLRLDGEWLVPLAVDGLSPDTLGRRFRVSEHPRFQILLSRPEPTRFASDSELPDPYDGLVNAAHANLEVHDCMGCPLMVDERPWGLVTLDALTPGQFQSLELDALQAFASLAAATVTVAERIEHLALRAEDEHHRAEIYRQASGQDRELIGQSPAHKRLVEEIRLVGGSDLTVLITGETGVGKELVAQALHQASNRADKPLVSLNCAALPDTLVESELFGHVRGAFTGAHGERRGKFELANGGTLFLDEVGELPLTVQAKLLRVLQSGQLQRLGSDREHRVDVRLIAATNRDLAAEVRSGNFRADFYHRLSVYPLHVPPLRERGRDVLLLAGYFLEQNRSRLGLNSLRLSSGAQAALLAYDWPGNVRELEHLIGRSALKALGQHPDRPRILTLEAIDLDLRANAAPGTPPSPAAPIQAAALAEGGLRAAVDVYQRQLIEACLQRHQHNWAAAARELGLDRANLSRLAHRLGLR is encoded by the coding sequence ATGACTACAAAGCCACTGCTCACCGCCCTGCTGCCCCTGGTCAGTGACCTGTCCCGCGACTTGCCGGACCAGGAACGATACCGCCGCCTGTTACAGGCCATGCGCGGGCTACTGCCCTGCGATGCCGCCGCGCTGCTGCGCCTGGACGGTGAGTGGCTGGTGCCGCTGGCGGTGGACGGCCTGAGCCCGGATACCCTTGGCCGGCGCTTCCGGGTCAGCGAGCACCCGCGCTTCCAGATCCTGCTCAGCCGCCCGGAGCCCACCCGCTTCGCCAGCGACTCCGAGCTGCCCGACCCTTACGATGGCCTGGTCAACGCCGCCCATGCCAACCTGGAAGTACATGACTGCATGGGCTGCCCACTGATGGTCGATGAGCGCCCCTGGGGCCTGGTCACCCTCGACGCCCTCACCCCCGGGCAGTTCCAGAGCCTGGAGCTGGATGCCCTGCAGGCCTTCGCCAGCCTGGCTGCCGCCACGGTTACCGTGGCCGAACGAATCGAGCACCTGGCCCTGCGTGCCGAAGACGAGCACCACCGCGCCGAGATCTACCGCCAGGCCAGCGGCCAGGATAGAGAACTGATCGGCCAGAGCCCCGCCCACAAGCGCCTGGTGGAGGAAATCCGCCTGGTTGGTGGCAGCGACCTGACCGTGCTGATCACCGGTGAAACCGGGGTTGGCAAGGAACTGGTGGCGCAGGCCTTGCACCAGGCCAGCAACCGCGCCGACAAACCGCTGGTCAGCCTCAACTGCGCCGCCTTGCCCGACACGCTGGTTGAAAGCGAACTGTTCGGCCATGTCCGCGGCGCTTTCACCGGCGCCCATGGCGAGCGCCGCGGCAAGTTCGAGCTGGCCAATGGCGGCACGCTGTTCCTCGACGAAGTGGGTGAACTGCCGCTGACGGTGCAGGCCAAGTTGCTGCGTGTCCTGCAGAGCGGCCAGTTGCAGCGCCTTGGCTCGGACCGCGAGCACCGGGTGGATGTGCGCCTGATCGCCGCCACCAACCGCGACCTGGCGGCGGAGGTGCGCAGCGGTAACTTCCGCGCCGATTTCTACCACCGCCTCAGTGTCTACCCGCTGCACGTGCCGCCGTTGCGCGAACGCGGGCGCGATGTGCTGCTGCTGGCTGGCTACTTCCTCGAACAGAACCGTTCGCGCCTGGGCCTGAACAGCCTGCGCCTGAGCAGCGGCGCCCAGGCGGCACTGCTGGCCTACGACTGGCCAGGCAACGTGCGGGAACTGGAACACCTGATCGGCCGCTCGGCGCTCAAGGCGCTGGGCCAGCACCCAGACAGGCCACGCATCCTCACCCTGGAAGCCATCGACCTCGACCTGCGCGCAAACGCCGCGCCCGGCACCCCGCCCTCCCCTGCTGCCCCCATACAGGCGGCGGCCCTGGCCGAAGGTGGACTGCGCGCAGCCGTCGACGTCTACCAGCGCCAGCTGATCGAAGCCTGCCTGCAGCGGCATCAGCACAACTGGGCGGCCGCAGCCCGAGAGCTGGGACTGGATCGGGCCAATCTCAGCCGTTTGGCGCACCGCCTGGGATTACGCTGA
- the hmpA gene encoding NO-inducible flavohemoprotein, with amino-acid sequence MLNAEQRAIIKATVPLLESGGEALTTHFYKMMLSEYPQVRPLFNQAHQASGDQPRALANGVLMYARHIDQLEQLGGLVGQIINKHVALQILPEHYPIVGSCLLRAIEEVLGKDIATPAVIEAWGAAYGQLADILIGAEENLYMQKEEAEGGWRGTREFRLVRREQESSEIVSFYFAPVDGKAVLKAEPGQYIGLKLDIDGAEQRRNYSLSALCDGKEYRISVKREQGGKVSNYLHDQLAVGDTLQLFPPAGDFTLAAGDKPLVLISGGVGITPTLAMLQAALQTRREVHFIHCARNGAVHAFRDWVDGLAERYPQLKRFYCYAEPEGAAAADAVGLLSEDLLAEWLPQERDVDAYFLGPKGFMAAVKRQLKGLGVPEQQSRYEFFGPAAALE; translated from the coding sequence ATGCTCAATGCCGAACAACGTGCAATCATCAAGGCCACTGTCCCCCTGCTGGAAAGCGGCGGCGAAGCGCTGACCACCCACTTCTACAAGATGATGCTCAGCGAGTACCCGCAGGTACGCCCGCTGTTCAACCAGGCCCACCAGGCCAGCGGTGACCAGCCGCGTGCCCTGGCCAACGGCGTGCTGATGTATGCCCGCCACATCGATCAACTGGAGCAGCTGGGCGGCCTGGTCGGTCAGATCATCAACAAGCATGTCGCCTTGCAGATTCTGCCGGAGCACTACCCGATCGTCGGCAGCTGCCTGCTGCGCGCCATCGAGGAGGTGCTGGGCAAGGACATCGCCACCCCCGCCGTCATCGAGGCCTGGGGCGCGGCCTATGGCCAACTGGCCGACATTCTGATCGGCGCTGAAGAAAATCTCTACATGCAGAAGGAAGAAGCCGAAGGTGGCTGGCGCGGTACCCGTGAATTCCGCCTGGTACGCCGGGAGCAGGAAAGCAGCGAGATCGTTTCGTTCTACTTTGCCCCGGTTGATGGCAAAGCGGTGCTCAAGGCCGAACCTGGCCAGTATATCGGCCTGAAGCTGGACATCGACGGTGCCGAGCAGCGCCGCAACTATTCCCTGTCGGCCCTGTGCGATGGCAAGGAATATCGCATCAGCGTCAAGCGCGAGCAGGGTGGCAAGGTTTCCAATTACCTGCATGACCAGTTGGCCGTGGGCGATACCCTGCAGCTGTTCCCGCCGGCTGGCGACTTCACCCTGGCCGCAGGTGACAAGCCGCTGGTGCTGATCAGTGGTGGCGTTGGCATCACCCCGACCTTGGCGATGCTGCAGGCGGCCCTGCAAACCCGGCGCGAGGTGCATTTCATCCATTGTGCGCGTAACGGCGCCGTGCATGCCTTCCGTGACTGGGTCGATGGCCTGGCCGAGCGTTATCCTCAGCTCAAGCGCTTCTATTGCTATGCCGAGCCGGAAGGTGCTGCTGCAGCCGATGCGGTGGGCTTGCTGAGTGAAGACCTGCTGGCCGAGTGGCTGCCGCAGGAGCGCGATGTGGATGCGTACTTCCTCGGGCCGAAGGGCTTCATGGCGGCGGTCAAGCGCCAGCTGAAAGGCCTGGGCGTGCCGGAGCAGCAGAGCCGCTACGAGTTCTTCGGGCCGGCGGCGGCGCTGGAGTGA
- a CDS encoding disulfide bond formation protein B produces MNEQTSRLNRERRFLVLLGLICISLIGGALYMQIVLGEAPCPLCILQRYALLFIALFAFIAAAMPGRRSLTFFEALVVLSAIGGIVAAGNHVYILANPMVSCGIDTLQPIVDDLPLAKLWPLVFQVDGFCSTPYPPILGLSLAQWALLAFVLTAVLVPLGIYRNRRQA; encoded by the coding sequence ATGAACGAACAAACATCGCGCCTGAATCGGGAACGGCGCTTTCTGGTGCTGTTGGGCCTGATCTGCATTTCGCTGATCGGCGGCGCCCTGTACATGCAGATCGTGCTCGGCGAGGCGCCGTGCCCTCTGTGCATCCTGCAGCGTTATGCGCTGCTGTTCATTGCCCTGTTCGCCTTCATCGCGGCTGCGATGCCCGGGCGCCGCAGCCTGACCTTCTTCGAGGCACTGGTAGTGCTCAGCGCCATTGGCGGAATCGTTGCGGCCGGCAACCATGTGTATATACTCGCCAACCCCATGGTCAGTTGTGGCATCGATACCCTGCAGCCAATCGTGGACGATCTGCCGCTGGCCAAGCTATGGCCGCTGGTGTTCCAGGTCGATGGTTTCTGCAGCACGCCGTATCCGCCGATCCTCGGCCTGTCCCTGGCGCAGTGGGCGTTGCTGGCGTTTGTCCTGACGGCCGTGCTGGTTCCGCTCGGGATCTACCGCAACCGACGCCAGGCTTAG
- the cyoA gene encoding ubiquinol oxidase subunit II: MSKKRYPRLFGILPFLGMLLLSGCNWTLLDPKGQVGIEQKNLILIATGLMLLVVIPVIIMTVVFAWKYRASNKAATYTPDWSHSTKIEAAVWIIPILIIIALGYFTYHSTHKLDPYRPLDSDVKPVQIDVVALDWKWLFIYPEQGIATVNKIVFPANTPVNFRVTSDAVMNSFFIPGLGGQIYAMAGMTTKLHLIANENGEFDGISANYSGAGFTGMKFKATATSQEDFDKWVAEVKQSPKKLDKAEYDALAKPSENNPVALYSEASPDQFQLIVDKYEGMNRGRPSHEEAGSKDLATTKGVESSMQPAAGAEE; encoded by the coding sequence ATGAGTAAAAAGCGTTACCCCAGACTGTTTGGCATATTGCCCTTTTTAGGCATGCTTTTACTCAGTGGGTGCAACTGGACCCTGCTCGACCCGAAGGGCCAGGTCGGCATTGAGCAAAAGAACCTGATCCTCATCGCTACCGGCCTGATGCTGCTGGTGGTGATTCCGGTCATCATCATGACCGTGGTTTTCGCCTGGAAGTACCGTGCTTCCAACAAGGCCGCCACCTACACCCCCGACTGGTCGCACTCGACCAAGATCGAAGCCGCGGTGTGGATCATCCCGATCCTTATCATCATCGCCCTGGGCTACTTCACCTACCACTCCACGCACAAGCTGGACCCGTATCGCCCACTGGATTCCGATGTGAAGCCGGTGCAGATCGACGTGGTCGCGCTGGACTGGAAATGGCTGTTCATCTACCCGGAGCAGGGCATTGCCACGGTCAACAAGATCGTCTTCCCGGCTAACACCCCGGTCAACTTCCGCGTCACTTCCGACGCCGTGATGAACTCGTTCTTCATCCCGGGCCTGGGCGGCCAGATCTACGCCATGGCCGGCATGACCACCAAGCTGCACCTGATCGCCAACGAAAACGGCGAGTTCGACGGTATCAGCGCCAACTATAGCGGTGCTGGCTTCACCGGCATGAAATTCAAGGCTACTGCCACCTCCCAGGAAGACTTCGACAAGTGGGTCGCCGAGGTCAAGCAGTCGCCGAAGAAGCTGGACAAGGCCGAATACGACGCCTTGGCCAAACCAAGCGAAAACAACCCGGTCGCGCTGTACAGCGAGGCTTCGCCTGACCAGTTCCAGCTGATCGTCGACAAGTACGAAGGCATGAACCGCGGTCGTCCGAGCCACGAAGAAGCAGGCAGCAAAGATCTGGCCACTACCAAGGGTGTGGAATCGAGTATGCAACCAGCTGCCGGTGCAGAGGAGTAA